The following proteins are encoded in a genomic region of Drosophila willistoni isolate 14030-0811.24 chromosome 3R, UCI_dwil_1.1, whole genome shotgun sequence:
- the LOC6650987 gene encoding probable cytochrome P450 313b1, whose amino-acid sequence MLAYILVSWLVLAWIYFLWTRRRYYKIACQLKGPIGWPLIGMGLQMMNPETFLPYMNELSHRYKVPFISWMGINCFLYVNDPQTVEQIFNSTHCTNKGEFYRFMSSAIGDGLFTSSSPRWHKHRRLINPAFGRQILCNFLPIFNSEADVLLDKLDVEGVQRGKSLEIYQILKKIVLEAACQTTMGKKMNFQHDGSMAIFEAYNGLTEVCVKRMLSPWLYPEVIYRRSRLFAQQQKVVGVLFGFVGQLLEPIVSVVAREANKEQMHQQSRVKSKSIFIEQVREHVERGQLSWQDVRDEANVTIAATFETTSTALYFTILCLAMHPVYQERLHEELLAELPPFGNITMEHLDQLTYTEMVINEAMRLFAPVPMVIRSAAQDIQLRRDDGEFLIPRGTQIGIDIYNMQRSEQVWGPMARTYNPEAHFGPDAPPRHAFAFVPFTKGLRMCIGYRYAQMLMKLILAKIFRSYRITTAAKLDELLVKGNISLKLKDYPLCQVQRR is encoded by the exons ATGCTGGCCTATATATTGGTCAGCTGGCTAGTGCTTGCATGGATATATTTTCTATGGACACGAAGGCGCTACTATAAGATAGCTTGCCAGCTCAAAGGACCGATTGGCTGGCCATTGATTGGTATGGGCTTACAGATGATGAATCCAGAAA CCTTTCTTCCGTATATGAATGAACTTTCTCATAGGTATAAGGTTCCATTTATATCCTGGATGGGTAttaattgttttctttatgtCAACGACCCACAAACTGTGGAGCAAATCTTTAATTCAACCCATTGTACCAATAAAGGAGAATTCTATCGCTTCATGAGCTCAGCCATTGGCGATGGCCTATTCACATCCAGTT CTCCACGTTGGCACAAGCATCGACGCTTAATAAATCCAGCTTTTGGACGTCAgattttgtgcaattttttaCCCATTTTCAATTCCGAGGCGGATGTTTTATTAGATAAACTGGATGTAGAAGGTGTGCAACGCGGTAAAAGCTTGGAGATATAtcaaatcttaaaaaaaattgttctaGAAGCCGCGTGCC AGACAACAATGGGCAAAAAAATGAACTTTCAGCACGATGGTTCTATGGCCATCTTTGAGGCCTACAATGG GTTAACAGAGGTATGTGTAAAACGAATGCTGTCGCCATGGCTCTATCCGGAAGTCATCTATCGACGGTCACGTCTGTTTGCACAACAGCAGAAGGTTGTTGGTGTACTCTTTGGTTTTGTTGGACAG CTTTTGGAGCCTATAGTTTCGGTTGTTGCCCGCGAAGCGAACAAAGAGCAAATGCATCAACAATCTAGAGTTAAATCAAAGTCAATTTTTATCGAGCAAGTGAGGGAGCATGTCGAACGTGGCCAATTGAGCTGGCAAGATGTTAGAGATGAGGCTAATGTGACAATTGCAGCG ACTTTTGAGACAACTTCGACGGCTCTTTACTTTACCATACTTTGCCTGGCCATGCATCCTGTCTATCAGGAAAGGCTGCACGAAGAACTTCTGGCCGAGCTTCCACCATTTGGAAACATTACCATGGAACATTTGGACCAGCTTACGTATACGGAGATGGTTATCAATGAGGCCATGCGATTGTTTGCTCCGGTTCCCATGGTAATTAGAAGCGCTGCCCAGGATATTCAGCTCCGACGCGACGATGGTGAATTCCTAATACCACGCGGCACTCAAATTGGCATCGACATCTATAACATGCAGCGAAGTGAACAGGTTTGGGGCCCAATGGCACGTACCTATAATCCTGAAGCACACTTTGGCCCCGATGCACCTCCGCGTCATGCGTTTGCCTTTGTGCCATTTACCAAAGGGCTGAGAATGTGTATTGGTTATCGTTATGCCCAAATGCTTATGAAATTGATTTTGGCAAAAATCTTTCGCAGCTATCGCATTACCACAGCAGCCAAACTTGACGAACTCTTGGTAAAAGGCAATATATCGCTTAAGCTTAAGGATTATCCCCTGTGTCAGGTGCAACGTAGATAG